CGCCGTTGAAGATCTGCGCGTACTGATCACGGTACGCGTGCATCTGGATCGTTCAGCCCTTGGTCCGGGCCTTGAAGAAAAAAGCCAGGACGACGGTCTTGCCCCGGTAGTCGCTGAGTCGCACGGGTGTGGCCAGCGGCCCCCACCGGGTCGCGCCCGGCAGCTCGAAGTCCGGGGCCTCCACGCCCACCTCCAACGG
This Gemmatimonadota bacterium DNA region includes the following protein-coding sequences:
- a CDS encoding redoxin domain-containing protein; this encodes MRGHTTIAGLTLALTAGGAAAQEAERPLPPPLEVGVEAPDFELPGATRWGPLATPVRLSDYRGKTVVLAFFFKARTKG